A window from Rhinoraja longicauda isolate Sanriku21f chromosome 26, sRhiLon1.1, whole genome shotgun sequence encodes these proteins:
- the nsrp1 gene encoding nuclear speckle splicing regulatory protein 1, translating into MAAPGRQYGLIIPKAKQNILALSKHSIFNDSDDETSVNENLQKESLKKSMMKQTKLEMQKALAEDATVYEYDSVYDDLQQKKLESNTQSLSGSNKQSKYIESLMKAVGERNKEQDRRTERKIQSEREAEGEKFVDKDSFVTSAYKKKLQERAEEKEQERREAAMEASLDVTKQKDLSGFYRHFLNQQVGEEVIPECSIRASKGIKEEPEDNVRKDPDGLSGNKPEQDLDADTDFDTDSDDETKTKHGQKQLPSKARNDGGNSDTNEDKARSRQYRRHAESSSDEEQSQREGHSSREGRSEKGKSYSKTQRDAEKRSRSGERSSHKRAKEKHREKDHSRKERDRDRYQDNKERKFKEEKSRDHSSGWDERSRDYGERPRDDQAREEKFKERERNKTEKYPARDGRRKEEKKNENEEQEERNRDRDIRETGADTCEPVDRKYGHSESKEDSSGNASDKERSKEEHHKRPRSEEKGEQGNMQLNDTEDQEKNLNLSSKQVLKGDLETETNGTAHSQQVSKFVKRSNQETITSAKERYLARQMNRSSTKAYIEPEEND; encoded by the exons ACGTCGGTCAATGAGAACCTTCAGAAGGAGTCGCTGAAGAAGTCGATGATGAAGCAG ACTAAATTGGAAATGCAAAAAGCGCTGGCAGAAGACGCCACAGTCTACGAATATGACAGTGTTTATGATGATCTTCAGCAGAAGAAGCTGGAAAGCAACACACAATCACTGTCTGGTTCAAACAAACAG TCCAAGTACATCGAGAGCCTGATGAAAGCTGTGGGTGAGCGTAACAAGGAGCAAGATAGAAGGACGGAGCGTAAAATCCAAAGTGAACGAGAGGCCGAGGGAGAGAAGTTCGTGGACAAAGACTCATTTGTCACGTCCGCTTATAAAAAGAAGCTCCAGGAAAGAGCTGAAGAGAAAGAGCAAGAACGCAGAGAAGCAGCGATGGAGG CCTCTTTGGACGTGACTAAACAGAAAGACCTGAGTGGTTTCTACCGGCACTTCTTGAATCAACAAGTGGGTGAAGAGGTTATTCCCGAGTGCAGCATTCGTGCAAGCAAAGG GATAAAAGAAGAACCTGAGGATAATGTACGTAAAGATCCCGATGGTTTATCAGGTAACAAACCGGAACAAGACCTCGATGCTGACACCGACTTTGACACTGACAGCGACGAtgaaaccaaaactaaacacggCCAGAAGCAACTGCCTTCCAAAGCAAGAAATGATGGCGGCAACTCCGACACCAACGAAGACAAAGCCAGGAGTCGTCAATACAGAAGACATGCGGAATCTTCCAGTGACGAAGAGCAAAGTCAACGTGAGGGCCATTCATCCAGAGAGGGCAGAAGCGAGAAAGGCAAGAGCTACTCCAAGACTCAACGAGATGCGGAGAAAAGAAGCAGAAGTGGGGAACGATCAAGCCACAAGCGTGCAAAGGAAAAGCACAGAGAAAAAGACCATTCAAGAAAAGAAAGGGACCGAGACAGGTATCAGGACAACAAAGAGAGAAAATTCAAGGAGGAGAAATCGAGAGACCACAGCAGTGGCTGGGACGAGAGATCACGGGATTACGGAGAAAGACCTAGAGATGACCAAGCGAGAGAGGAGAAGTTCAAAGAACGAGAGAGAAACAAAACGGAAAAATACCCAGCGAGAGATGGGAGAAGAAAGGAAGAAAAGAAGAACGAGAATGAAGAACAAGAAGAGAGAAACCGGGACAGGGATATCCGGGAAACGGGAGCAGACACGTGTGAGCCAGTTGATCGGAAATACGGGCACAGTGAAAGCAAGGAAGATAGTTCCGGGAACGCTTCAGATAAAGAGAGGTCCAAGGAAGAGCATCACAAGAGGCCCAGGTCAGAGGAGAAGGGTGAGCAAGGGAACATGCAGCTCAACGATACAGAGGACCAGGAAAAGAATTTGAATTTGTCCAGTAAACAAGTATTGAAAGGTGACTTGGAGACGGAGACAAATGGAACTGCAcactctcagcaggtcagcaaatttgtcaaacgcAGCAATCAAGAGACGATTACGTCGGCAAAAGAGCGATATCTGGCCAGGCAGATGAACAGGTCCTCAACAAAGGCATATATCGAACCAGAGGAAAACGACTAG